The genomic DNA TTTTAAGGTGGTATTCATATGCGGGTACACCTATAGTGAAAGTAAAAAAATATTTTGACAAGGATCAAAAAGAGGTTTTGATTAAACTCAAGCAGAATATTCCGGGAGGTAATAAGAAGCCATTGTTGATTCCTATTAAGATGGGATTTCTAACTGATGATGGGAGAAAACAAAGTTATCAAATCAAAAATATTAAGCAATGGCAAGATGAAAATGTTTTACTACTAAAAAATAGGAAGGCAGAGATAAAATTTAGGATTAATACTAATCAGAATCCTATACTGTCGATTGGAAGAGGATTCTCAGCACCAATTAAATTAGAATATAAGCAATCAGAGAATGAGCTGTTGACTTTAATGCTACATGATAGCGATGAATTTATCCGTTGGGAATCTTCCCAAAAATTATACAAAAAATATATTAAAAAATTTTTAAAAGCAAAGAAAATAGGTAAGAAATACCCATCAATTTCGGGGTTTAGCTCAAAAATTAATCAAATGATTGAAACAGAAAATAATTATGCTTTGTTATCCTTGATGTTAGTGTTACCAAGCTTTAATGAATTATTAGAAGCAAATGCACCCATTGATCCAGTTTTATTACAAAAGGTTATTGAAGACTTCAAGTCACAAATTGCATTGTATTGCTTTGCCAGTATAGAATCCAAATACAATTTGTTGTTACGCTATGAAGCTAGTGACCCCTTTGGTGTTCAAGAGCGATATCATCCTGAATTAGAGTGGGTCAGAGCTTTGATTAATGTATTTAGAAGTTATTTGATTCATGCTGATAAAAATTATTTTGATCAGTTTACTCGTGACTATGAACAAATATCCACAAATATGACGCATAGAATAGGTTTATTAGATTCTATTAAACATATCGACAGCAAGGCCAAAGAGGCGCTTTTGGATTCATTTGCCAAACAATTTGAAAGTGAAGATTTAGTATTGGACAAGTATTTTAACTTGATCGCCTCTAGTTTCGCAAAAGATACTTTTAAGAATGTTAAAAAAAGCTTAAAGAGTCCTTATTTTGATTTAACTAATCCCAATAAAGTCAGGGCATTATTAGTTACGTTTACGCGAAATCCGATTTTCTTTCACCAAATAAATGCACAGGGCTATCAATTTATTGCAAAATTAATTGTAAAAATAGAAAAATTTAATCCTATGATGGCTTCACGACTAGTAGATTCATTTAAGGTTGTTAATATGTTGGATGATGATCGTCAGAAAATAATTCAGAAAAAAATAAAGTGGCTTTTACGTCGTGTTACTTCTAGCGATGTGATAGAAGTTGCTACTAAAATTTATGAATCTATTTAAAATTTTATTACAGTAAATTAACTTTTTTAGAAGGAGAGTATTATGTCTGTTCTTGTGACTAAACCAGCACCATTTTTCTTTGATTCTGATAAAACTTTTTCAGCAGTGACACCAGATGGTTCTATTGATAATAAATTTAACTTTAAGAATGTGCGAAAAGATAAATATGCAGTAGTATTTTTTTACCCTATGGATTTTACTTTTGTGTGCCCTTCTGAAATTATTGCTTTTAATAATCGTTTGGACGAATTCAAGAAAAGAAATGTAGAAGTCTTTTCTGTATCAGTCGATAATCCTTATGTGCACGTGAAATGGAGGGAAACCCCAGTTAATGAGGGAGGGATTGGTCCAGTTGGGTTTACTATGGTATCAGATATTAAAG from Neisseriaceae bacterium includes the following:
- the pepN gene encoding aminopeptidase N, with the protein product MQNSVKYLKDYTSLPFVIKTINLHFDIHQEDVVVDSVLDIHPLGSDNVLILDGEAELLSLELNGQQLLKGDYVLTEHQLRIEKVPEKDFRLEIVTRLKPKENKTLMGLYESGGNLFTQCESEGFRKITYFLDRPDIMAEYIVTITADKDKYPVLLSNGNPIRFGETENNRHWITWHDPYKKPSYLFALVAGQLAHKEDVYITRSGRNVRIKFYCRQKDIEKTDFAIESLKRAMQWDEDRFNLEYDLDIFMVVAVDDFNMGAMENKGLNIFNTKYVLATSKTATDRDFSNIESVIGHEYFHNYTGNRVTCRDWFQLTLKEGLTVFREQEFASDMSSRAVRRIEAVKILREFQFIEDAGSLSHPVRPEAYEQINNFYTTTVYEKGAEVVRMLHVILGEDGFQKGMQLYFERHDGQAVTCEDFFSAMVDANSMKIPQFLRWYSYAGTPIVKVKKYFDKDQKEVLIKLKQNIPGGNKKPLLIPIKMGFLTDDGRKQSYQIKNIKQWQDENVLLLKNRKAEIKFRINTNQNPILSIGRGFSAPIKLEYKQSENELLTLMLHDSDEFIRWESSQKLYKKYIKKFLKAKKIGKKYPSISGFSSKINQMIETENNYALLSLMLVLPSFNELLEANAPIDPVLLQKVIEDFKSQIALYCFASIESKYNLLLRYEASDPFGVQERYHPELEWVRALINVFRSYLIHADKNYFDQFTRDYEQISTNMTHRIGLLDSIKHIDSKAKEALLDSFAKQFESEDLVLDKYFNLIASSFAKDTFKNVKKSLKSPYFDLTNPNKVRALLVTFTRNPIFFHQINAQGYQFIAKLIVKIEKFNPMMASRLVDSFKVVNMLDDDRQKIIQKKIKWLLRRVTSSDVIEVATKIYESI
- a CDS encoding redoxin domain-containing protein — protein: MSVLVTKPAPFFFDSDKTFSAVTPDGSIDNKFNFKNVRKDKYAVVFFYPMDFTFVCPSEIIAFNNRLDEFKKRNVEVFSVSVDNPYVHVKWRETPVNEGGIGPVGFTMVSDIKGEIIRAYDVETDAGVALRGSFLIDKEGIVQHQVINNLPLGRNVDEMVRMVDALQFTEEFGEVCPANWQKGTDGMKPDTKGVAIYLASHAKDL